One part of the Syntrophorhabdaceae bacterium genome encodes these proteins:
- a CDS encoding FmdE family protein: MDRDKLDLEMCLERAKQFHGDLCAGITLGTRMSIIGLKAIGIDDPKGKDRKDLIVFAETDRCVTDALLATTGCHPGKRTMKILDYGKMAATFVNLKTGKAVRVNVKNKDGNKKQTREEIEQSPHTDAYLTMPAEDLFNVVEVSVDLKPQDLPGKPLHVVTCASCGERIMDMREVIQDGNTLCKPCASNSYYYEPLGSQARPKV, translated from the coding sequence ATGGATAGGGATAAACTGGATTTGGAAATGTGTCTGGAGCGAGCAAAACAATTTCACGGAGACCTCTGTGCCGGAATTACCCTGGGCACTCGTATGTCAATCATAGGGCTCAAAGCCATTGGCATTGACGATCCCAAAGGAAAAGACAGAAAAGATCTTATTGTCTTTGCCGAGACGGACAGGTGTGTGACCGATGCCTTGCTTGCCACAACGGGATGTCATCCAGGCAAAAGAACCATGAAGATCCTCGACTACGGCAAGATGGCCGCTACCTTTGTAAACCTGAAGACCGGCAAAGCGGTCCGGGTGAACGTAAAGAATAAAGACGGCAACAAGAAGCAGACCCGCGAAGAGATCGAGCAAAGTCCTCATACGGACGCATATCTCACGATGCCGGCCGAAGACCTCTTTAATGTCGTGGAGGTTTCCGTGGATCTGAAGCCTCAAGATTTACCGGGTAAGCCGCTCCATGTGGTCACATGCGCCTCCTGTGGAGAGCGGATCATGGACATGAGAGAAGTTATCCAAGATGGAAATACCCTCTGTAAACCCTGCGCGAGCAACAGCTATTACTATGAGCCGCTTGGTTCTCAAGCGAGACCAAAGGTGTAA
- a CDS encoding energy transducer TonB — protein sequence MNKKIGSIRKEFVLSLLVHFVVLSAAIVLAGQFDKKLDAPVVVFLSDEMPGGNGGSGIKDVGFQIKKGQPSPVAHRIMAAKAAQVLTEQAVSIDRNKADNAQPKTAPLDAPSVENVVTATTVPAGSPTGTGSIGGGSGGPGGGGFGVGSGGEGGSGGGTGRGHGTGSGDANLLIEQYLAEHYAYIRDLIMKHLTYPQIAKRMGWKGKVVVSFLIKENGSVENSRIIVSSGHEVLDKNVLAVIKEVQPFPRPPMKAELIMPVTYKLE from the coding sequence ATGAACAAAAAGATTGGATCAATACGCAAAGAGTTCGTTCTATCGCTTCTCGTCCATTTTGTGGTACTAAGCGCCGCGATCGTGTTGGCCGGCCAGTTTGACAAAAAACTCGATGCCCCTGTGGTTGTCTTTTTGAGCGATGAAATGCCGGGCGGCAATGGCGGCAGCGGCATAAAGGATGTGGGCTTTCAGATAAAGAAGGGGCAACCATCGCCCGTGGCTCACAGGATAATGGCCGCGAAGGCCGCTCAAGTCCTAACCGAGCAAGCCGTAAGCATCGACAGGAATAAGGCAGACAACGCTCAACCCAAAACTGCGCCATTGGATGCGCCATCCGTGGAAAATGTTGTGACGGCAACTACCGTGCCGGCCGGTTCGCCCACGGGGACAGGTTCAATCGGAGGCGGCTCGGGAGGACCGGGTGGTGGCGGATTCGGCGTGGGCTCGGGCGGCGAGGGAGGCAGCGGAGGTGGCACGGGAAGAGGCCACGGCACCGGTTCGGGTGACGCAAATCTCCTCATCGAGCAATATCTCGCGGAACATTACGCCTACATCAGGGATCTCATTATGAAACATCTTACCTACCCTCAGATAGCAAAGAGGATGGGATGGAAGGGAAAGGTTGTGGTCTCCTTTCTCATTAAGGAAAATGGCAGCGTTGAGAACTCGAGAATCATTGTCAGCTCGGGGCACGAGGTGCTCGATAAGAACGTGCTGGCGGTGATCAAGGAGGTGCAGCCTTTCCCAAGGCCGCCCATGAAGGCGGAACTTATCATGCCTGTTACGTACAAGTTGGAGTAG
- a CDS encoding DUF364 domain-containing protein — protein MIVDETADILQRLYGKALNHIVIEGLVVGIFFTGVKLSSGSGGVSYTPVSDIHKNPCCSNMPLQLGAPGNLRGASVSEILNTSDDSPLLNTVRLVVLNALSSRFFTKNRYIMANNRDVLDVVNLKSVKRIAMVGAISPILSRLKIIDGIGLYVIEKKRQSLHKDEIRYYVPSKKAGEIIPRCDTVIITGASVANGTIDELLGYTSPDARVIVTGPTVSFLPDALFQRHVHIVSGAMVTAVDKMLDILAQGGGAYHLFQASCLRKINIIRDERNDQANS, from the coding sequence ATGATTGTAGATGAGACCGCAGATATCCTTCAAAGGCTTTATGGCAAAGCCCTGAACCACATAGTCATAGAGGGATTGGTTGTGGGCATATTCTTTACAGGGGTGAAGCTTTCGAGCGGGTCCGGGGGCGTCTCATACACGCCTGTCTCGGACATACACAAGAATCCCTGTTGTAGCAATATGCCTCTGCAGCTTGGCGCCCCTGGAAACCTCCGGGGCGCATCTGTTTCTGAAATACTGAATACATCAGATGACTCGCCGCTTCTCAACACAGTACGTCTCGTGGTATTGAACGCCCTTTCTTCTCGTTTCTTTACCAAGAATCGATACATTATGGCAAACAACCGCGACGTTCTTGATGTCGTCAACCTCAAATCCGTAAAAAGAATAGCCATGGTGGGGGCTATTAGTCCTATTCTGTCGCGACTCAAGATTATTGATGGGATCGGGCTTTACGTGATCGAAAAGAAGAGGCAGTCTCTCCATAAGGATGAAATACGATACTACGTACCGTCGAAGAAAGCCGGAGAAATAATTCCACGCTGCGATACGGTGATCATTACCGGTGCATCGGTGGCTAACGGAACTATCGATGAACTCCTCGGCTATACGAGTCCCGACGCACGGGTGATCGTCACAGGACCCACGGTCAGCTTCCTGCCCGATGCGCTATTCCAAAGGCATGTGCATATCGTGAGCGGGGCCATGGTGACCGCCGTCGACAAGATGCTCGATATCCTTGCACAAGGAGGAGGGGCGTACCACCTCTTTCAAGCTTCCTGTTTGCGAAAGATCAATATCATCCGGGATGAAAGGAACGATCAAGCTAATTCATGA